A genomic stretch from Festucalex cinctus isolate MCC-2025b chromosome 13, RoL_Fcin_1.0, whole genome shotgun sequence includes:
- the serpinh1b gene encoding serpin H1b — protein MWVSNLVALCLLALTASAENKKLSSHASTLADNSAKLAFSLYHNMAKVKGTENILISPVVLASSLGMVALGGKSTTASQAKTLLHAEKLKDEHLHAGLAELLSEVSDAKTRNTTWKINNRLYGPSSVSFADDFVKTSKKHYNYDHSKINFRDKRSAVNSINEWAAKSTDGKLPEITKEVVNTDGAMIINAMFFKPHWDQKFHEKMVDNRGFLVTRSFTVAVPMMHRTGLYDFYEDKQNSLFVLDMPLGQKQASMILIMPYHLESLDRLEKLLTKTQVEAWLGKLENRAVAISLPKVSLEVSHNLQKHLADLGLTEAVDKAKADLSNISGKKDLYLSDFFHASALELNTEGNTFDTTIFGSDKLKDPKLFYVDHPFLFLVKDNKTKTILYIGRVVRPNGDKMRDEL, from the exons ATGTGGGTGAGCAACCTCGTAGCTCTTTGCCTGCTGGCCCTCACGGCCTCCGCAGAGAACAAGAAGCTGAGCAGCCATGCGTCCACACTGGCCGACAACAGCGCCAAGCTGGCGTTTAG CCTCTACCATAACATGGCGAAGGTGAAAGGCACAGAAAACATCCTCATCTCGCCTGTGGTGTTGGCCTCCTCGCTGGGAATGGTCGCCCTCGGCGGTAAATCGACTACCGCCTCGCAGGCCAAAACCCTGCTGCACGCAGAGAAACTCAAGGATGAGCATCTGCATGCAGGCCTCGCCGAGTTGCTCTCAGAG GTGAGCGACGCTAAAACGCGCAACACCACATGGAAGATCAACAACCGCCTTTACGGGCCCAGCTCGGTGTCCTTCGCCGACGACTTTGTAAAGACCAGCAAGAAGCATTACAACTACGaccattccaaaataaacttccGCGACAAGAGGAGCGCTGTGAACTCCATCAATGAGTGGGCGGCCAAGTCGACCGACGGCAAGTTGCCTGAGATCACCAAGGAGGTGGTGAACACCGACGGTGCCATGATTATCAACGCTATGTTCTTCAAGC CTCACTGGGATCAGAAGTTCCACGAAAAGATGGTGGATAACCGTGGTTTCCTGGTGACCCGCTCTTTCACTGTTGCAGTTCCCATGATGCACCGCACAG GTCTGTATGACTTCTACGAAGACAAACAGAACAGTCTATTTGTTCTGGACATGCCTCTGGGCCAGAAGCAGGCATCGATGATCCTCATCATGCCCTACCATCTGGAGTCCTTGGACCGTCTGGAAAAATTGCTGACCAAGACGCAGGTGGAAGCTTGGCTTGGCAAATTGGAGAACAGGGCTGTGGCCATCTCGCTGCCTAAAGTCTCTTTGGAAGTTAGCCACAACCTGCAG aAACATCTGGCTGACCTCGGCCTGACCGAGGCGGTGGACAAGGCCAAGGCAGACCTGTCCAACATCTCCGGAAAGAAGGACCTGTACCTCTCCGACTTCTTCCATGCCTCCGCCCTGGAGCTAAACACAGAAGGCAACACGTTCGACACCACCATCTTCGGCAGCGACAAGCTGAAGGACCCCAAGCTTTTCTACGTGGACCACCCCTTCCTTTTCCTGGTGAAGGACAACAAGACCAAGACCATCCTGTACATCGGCCGTGTGGTTAGACCCAATGGAGATAAGATGCGCGATGAGCTTTAA
- the gucy2f gene encoding retinal guanylyl cyclase 2 isoform X1 → MQHFHPLWSNHPFVPLVKSRHTLLTPSFYNFFAWILLGLLTFPCCVRCLVFKVGVLGPWNCDPVFYRTLPDAAARLAVSRINEDLSLNLGLMLDFVILQEPCETSKALTEFINYENMADAFVGPTNPGYCTAASLLAKNWDKAIFSHACVNFELDRITGYPTFSRTVPFPSEVLFTVLKHFRWANIVVVSSNEDIWMDTAERVAAAMRKKGLPVAMVTSVGLNETQVESMLRKIQDAGEIRVIIMCMHSVLLGGEQQATFLIKAQQMGLTSGQYVFIPYDALHYSLPYNTPYFPLQNNSRLSEAYDAVLTITVVSDPVSFNEAYAAAKESEELKLSAAAEQVNPLFGTIYNSIYLLAKSIHKTRRAGMHLSGSNLAFFTKNISFSGFNQKVQVDDNGELKTSYVILDTSNGGSQLYPTYLVDLTTGRLQFAGRSIHFPGGSPPPSDSSCWFVQSAHCQGGVEVTYIIVVLAVILALAVTGLVISLFIRRRLQQIQLVKGPNRILLTLEDLTFINPQISKRKITLEDMSESKSALEEKSADRSHSVNSMHTATHETTNVAVFEGDWVWLKKFEDGQFKEVKQSGTKIFTKMKDLRNENVNPFLGFFMESSMFAVVTEHCSRGSLQDLLRNEDVKLDWMFKSSLVLDLIKGIKYLHHRDFPHGRLKSRNCVVDGRFVLKITDYGFNEFLESQKAPVAQPPPEDLFWTAPEFLRDLANSRKGTFKGDVYSFSIILQEVVVRGPPYCMLGLPPEEIIRKVKKPPPMCRPTVAPDQAPLECIQLMKQCWSELPDRRPSFDEIFDRFKIINKGKKTNIIDSMLRMLEQYSSNLEELIRERTEELEVEKHRTEKLLSEMLPPSVAEALKTGTTVEPEYFDQVTIYFSDIVGFTTISSLSDPIEVVDLLNDLYTLFDAVLSNHDVYKVETIGDAYMVASGLPKRNGNKHAAEVANMSLNILSSVGTFRMRHMPDVPVRIRIGIHSGPCVAGVVGLTMPRYCLFGDTVNTASRMESTGLPYRIHVNLSTVNILRSLKEGYKIEVRGKTELKGKGIEETYWLVGKSDFAKPLPKPPEIKPGVNWQEMVTDEIKTLFRKANRPVDKQKMSGKEGKM, encoded by the exons ATGCAACATTTTCATCCTCTATGGTCCAACCATCCGTTTGTGCCTCTAGTTAAAAGCAGGCATACTTTACTGACACCATCTTTTTATAACTTTTTCGCATGGATCCTTCTCGGATTGTTGACGTTCCCTTGCTGCGTCCGCTGTTTGGTATTCAAAGTGGGCGTCCTGGGGCCTTGGAACTGTGACCCGGTCTTCTACAGAACGCTGCCGGACGCCGCCGCCAGGCTCGCTGTGAGCAGGATCAACGAAGACCTCAGTTTGAATTTGGGCCTGATGTTGGACTTTGTCATCCTGCAGGAGCCTTGCGAAACTTCCAAAGCTCTGACTGAATTCATAAACTATGAGAACATGGCAGACGCCTTTGTGGGCCCCACTAATCCCGGATACTGTACCGCAGCGTCACTGCTGGCAAAGAACTGGGACAAGGCCATCTTCTCGCACGCCTGTGTCAATTTTGAGCTGGACCGCATCACGGGATACCCGACTTTTTCCAGAACGGTGCCGTTTCCCTCTGAGGTGCTTTTCACGGTGCTGAAGCACTTCCGGTGGGCTAACATCGTGGTGGTCTCATCTAACGAAGACATCTGGATGGACACGGCGGAGAGAGTGGCTGCAGCTATGAGGAAAAAGGGGCTTCCCGTTGCCATGGTTACATCTGTGGGCCTCAACGAGACCCAAGTTGAGAGCATGCTGAGGAAGATCCAGGATGCAGGGGAGATAAGAG TGATCATCATGTGCATGCACTCCGTGCTTCTCGGAGGGGAGCAGCAGGCCACTTTCCTCATCAAGGCGCAACAAATGGGTCTGACTTCGGGCCAATACGTTTTCATACCCTATGATGCACTGCACTACAGTTTGCCCTACAACACCCCCTACTTTCCCCTGCAAAACAACAGCAGGCTGAGTGAGGCCTATGACGCCGTGCTCACAATCACCGTAGTCTCGGACCCTGTGTCCTTCAACGAGGCGTACGCGGCAGCAAAAGAGAGCGAGGAATTGAAGCTGAGTGCGGCTGCAGAGCAG GTGAATCCTCTATTCGGCACCATCTATAACAGCATTTATCTCCTTGCCAAGTCCATCCACAAGACCAGGAGAGCCGGCATGCATCTGTCAGGCTCAAACCTGGCCTTCTTTACCAAGAACATATCCTTCAGTGGCTTCAACCAGAAGGTCCAGGTGGACGACAATGGTGAACTCAAAACCAGCTACGTCATACTAGACACCAGCAACGGCGGCAGCCAGCTGTATCCGACCTACTTGGTTGATCTGACAACCGGGCGACTTCAGTTTGCTGGGAGGTCCATTCATTTTCCAGGAGGGTCTCCTCCACCATCCGATTCCAGCTGCTGGTTTGTTCAGAGTGCTCACTGCCAAGGAG GCGTGGAGGTCACCTACATCATAGTGGTGCTTGCGGTCATCTTGGCCCTAGCCGTGACAGGGCTCGTCATCAGTCTATTCATCAG GAGGAGACTCCAGCAAATCCAGCTGGTCAAAGGCCCAAATCGGATCCTGCTGACCCTAGAGGATCTTACTTTCATCAACCCTCAGATTAGCAAGAGG AAAATCACTTTAGAGGACATGAGTGAGTCCAAAAGTGCTCTGGAAGAGAAATCTGCTGATCGCTCACATTCCGTGAACAGCATGCACACGGCGACTCATGAAACCACCAACGTTGCTGTTTTTGAG GGTGACTGGGTGTGGCTCAAGAAATTTGAGGACGGCCAGTTTAAGGAGGTGAAGCAGAGCGGCACAAAGATTTTTACCAAG ATGAAGGACTTGAGAAATGAGAACGTGAATCCCTTTCTGGGTTTCTTCATGGAGAGCTCCATGTTTGCGGTGGTGACGGAACACTGCTCCAGGGGGAGTCTGCAAGACCTCCTTAGGAATGAAGATGTTAAATTAGACTGGATGTTCAAGTCCTCACTTGTGCTTGACCTCATCAAG GGTATAAAATATCTCCACCATAGGGATTTCCCACATGGTCGGCTAAAATCCCGGAATTGCGTGGTGGATGGGCGCTTTGTGTTGAAAATCACAGATTATGGCTTTAACGAGTTCCTCGAGTCACAAAAAGCTCCTGTAGCGCAACCTCCGCCTGAAG ACCTTTTTTGGACCGCTCCAGAATTCCTGAGAGATCTCGCAAACTCCCGTAAAGGCACCTTCAAAGGGGACGTGTACAGTTTTTCCATTATTCTCCAAGAGGTGGTGGTCCGAGGACCACCGTATTGCATGCTGGGCTTACCACCTGAAG AGATCATTCGAAAAGTTAAGAAGCCCCCTCCAATGTGCCGGCCCACCGTAGCTCCCGACCAGGCTCCTCTGGAATGTATCCAGCTGATGAAGCAGTGCTGGAGTGAACTTCCAGACCGAAGACCCAGCTTCGATGAGATTTTTGACAGG TTCAAGATCATCAACAAGGGTAAGAAGACAAACATCATTGACTCCATGTTGAGGATGTTGGAGCAGTACAGCTCCAATCTGGAGGAACTCATCCGAGAGCGAACTGAGGAGTTGGAGGTGGAGAAGCACAGGACAGAGAAGTTGCTCTCGGAGATGCTGCCACC CTCTGTGGCCGAGGCGCTGAAAACCGGCACCACAGTGGAGCCGGAGTATTTCGACCAGGTGACCATCTACTTCAGTGATATCGTGGGGTTCACCACCATCTCGTCGCTCAGTGACCCCATCGAGGTGGTTGACCTTCTCAACGACCTTTACACTTTGTTTGATGCTGTGCTCAGCAACCATGATGTCTACAAG GTGGAGACCATCGGTGATGCTTACATGGTGGCATCAGGTCTGCCGAAGAGAAACGGCAACAAGCACGCCGCTGAAGTCGCCAACATGTCTCTGAACATCCTCAGCTCAGTGGGAACCTTCCGGATGCGCCACATGCCCGACGTTCCTGTCAGGATACGTATCGGGATCCACTCAG GACCCTGCGTCGCTGGAGTGGTGGGCCTGACCATGCCTCGCTACTGCCTGTTTGGAGACACCGTCAACACTGCCTCGAGAATGGAATCCACCGGCCTGC CTTACAGAATCCATGTAAACTTGAGCACTGTGAACATCCTCCGCTCTCTCAAGGAAGGTTATAAAATAGAAGTCAGGGGCAAGACAGAGCTGAAG GGGAAAGGCATTGAAGAGACGTACTGGCTCGTAGGGAAGTCTGACTTTGCAAAGCCTTTGCCAAAACCGCCAGAGATTAAACCAGG GGTCAACTGGCAGGAAATGGTGACTGATGAGATCAAGACTCTTTTCCGCAAGGCCAACAGGCCAGTGGACAAGCAAAAAATGAGCGGGAAAGAAGGAAAGATGTGA
- the gucy2f gene encoding retinal guanylyl cyclase 2 isoform X2, which translates to MLDFVILQEPCETSKALTEFINYENMADAFVGPTNPGYCTAASLLAKNWDKAIFSHACVNFELDRITGYPTFSRTVPFPSEVLFTVLKHFRWANIVVVSSNEDIWMDTAERVAAAMRKKGLPVAMVTSVGLNETQVESMLRKIQDAGEIRVIIMCMHSVLLGGEQQATFLIKAQQMGLTSGQYVFIPYDALHYSLPYNTPYFPLQNNSRLSEAYDAVLTITVVSDPVSFNEAYAAAKESEELKLSAAAEQVNPLFGTIYNSIYLLAKSIHKTRRAGMHLSGSNLAFFTKNISFSGFNQKVQVDDNGELKTSYVILDTSNGGSQLYPTYLVDLTTGRLQFAGRSIHFPGGSPPPSDSSCWFVQSAHCQGGVEVTYIIVVLAVILALAVTGLVISLFIRRRLQQIQLVKGPNRILLTLEDLTFINPQISKRKITLEDMSESKSALEEKSADRSHSVNSMHTATHETTNVAVFEGDWVWLKKFEDGQFKEVKQSGTKIFTKMKDLRNENVNPFLGFFMESSMFAVVTEHCSRGSLQDLLRNEDVKLDWMFKSSLVLDLIKGIKYLHHRDFPHGRLKSRNCVVDGRFVLKITDYGFNEFLESQKAPVAQPPPEDLFWTAPEFLRDLANSRKGTFKGDVYSFSIILQEVVVRGPPYCMLGLPPEEIIRKVKKPPPMCRPTVAPDQAPLECIQLMKQCWSELPDRRPSFDEIFDRFKIINKGKKTNIIDSMLRMLEQYSSNLEELIRERTEELEVEKHRTEKLLSEMLPPSVAEALKTGTTVEPEYFDQVTIYFSDIVGFTTISSLSDPIEVVDLLNDLYTLFDAVLSNHDVYKVETIGDAYMVASGLPKRNGNKHAAEVANMSLNILSSVGTFRMRHMPDVPVRIRIGIHSGPCVAGVVGLTMPRYCLFGDTVNTASRMESTGLPYRIHVNLSTVNILRSLKEGYKIEVRGKTELKGKGIEETYWLVGKSDFAKPLPKPPEIKPGVNWQEMVTDEIKTLFRKANRPVDKQKMSGKEGKM; encoded by the exons ATGTTGGACTTTGTCATCCTGCAGGAGCCTTGCGAAACTTCCAAAGCTCTGACTGAATTCATAAACTATGAGAACATGGCAGACGCCTTTGTGGGCCCCACTAATCCCGGATACTGTACCGCAGCGTCACTGCTGGCAAAGAACTGGGACAAGGCCATCTTCTCGCACGCCTGTGTCAATTTTGAGCTGGACCGCATCACGGGATACCCGACTTTTTCCAGAACGGTGCCGTTTCCCTCTGAGGTGCTTTTCACGGTGCTGAAGCACTTCCGGTGGGCTAACATCGTGGTGGTCTCATCTAACGAAGACATCTGGATGGACACGGCGGAGAGAGTGGCTGCAGCTATGAGGAAAAAGGGGCTTCCCGTTGCCATGGTTACATCTGTGGGCCTCAACGAGACCCAAGTTGAGAGCATGCTGAGGAAGATCCAGGATGCAGGGGAGATAAGAG TGATCATCATGTGCATGCACTCCGTGCTTCTCGGAGGGGAGCAGCAGGCCACTTTCCTCATCAAGGCGCAACAAATGGGTCTGACTTCGGGCCAATACGTTTTCATACCCTATGATGCACTGCACTACAGTTTGCCCTACAACACCCCCTACTTTCCCCTGCAAAACAACAGCAGGCTGAGTGAGGCCTATGACGCCGTGCTCACAATCACCGTAGTCTCGGACCCTGTGTCCTTCAACGAGGCGTACGCGGCAGCAAAAGAGAGCGAGGAATTGAAGCTGAGTGCGGCTGCAGAGCAG GTGAATCCTCTATTCGGCACCATCTATAACAGCATTTATCTCCTTGCCAAGTCCATCCACAAGACCAGGAGAGCCGGCATGCATCTGTCAGGCTCAAACCTGGCCTTCTTTACCAAGAACATATCCTTCAGTGGCTTCAACCAGAAGGTCCAGGTGGACGACAATGGTGAACTCAAAACCAGCTACGTCATACTAGACACCAGCAACGGCGGCAGCCAGCTGTATCCGACCTACTTGGTTGATCTGACAACCGGGCGACTTCAGTTTGCTGGGAGGTCCATTCATTTTCCAGGAGGGTCTCCTCCACCATCCGATTCCAGCTGCTGGTTTGTTCAGAGTGCTCACTGCCAAGGAG GCGTGGAGGTCACCTACATCATAGTGGTGCTTGCGGTCATCTTGGCCCTAGCCGTGACAGGGCTCGTCATCAGTCTATTCATCAG GAGGAGACTCCAGCAAATCCAGCTGGTCAAAGGCCCAAATCGGATCCTGCTGACCCTAGAGGATCTTACTTTCATCAACCCTCAGATTAGCAAGAGG AAAATCACTTTAGAGGACATGAGTGAGTCCAAAAGTGCTCTGGAAGAGAAATCTGCTGATCGCTCACATTCCGTGAACAGCATGCACACGGCGACTCATGAAACCACCAACGTTGCTGTTTTTGAG GGTGACTGGGTGTGGCTCAAGAAATTTGAGGACGGCCAGTTTAAGGAGGTGAAGCAGAGCGGCACAAAGATTTTTACCAAG ATGAAGGACTTGAGAAATGAGAACGTGAATCCCTTTCTGGGTTTCTTCATGGAGAGCTCCATGTTTGCGGTGGTGACGGAACACTGCTCCAGGGGGAGTCTGCAAGACCTCCTTAGGAATGAAGATGTTAAATTAGACTGGATGTTCAAGTCCTCACTTGTGCTTGACCTCATCAAG GGTATAAAATATCTCCACCATAGGGATTTCCCACATGGTCGGCTAAAATCCCGGAATTGCGTGGTGGATGGGCGCTTTGTGTTGAAAATCACAGATTATGGCTTTAACGAGTTCCTCGAGTCACAAAAAGCTCCTGTAGCGCAACCTCCGCCTGAAG ACCTTTTTTGGACCGCTCCAGAATTCCTGAGAGATCTCGCAAACTCCCGTAAAGGCACCTTCAAAGGGGACGTGTACAGTTTTTCCATTATTCTCCAAGAGGTGGTGGTCCGAGGACCACCGTATTGCATGCTGGGCTTACCACCTGAAG AGATCATTCGAAAAGTTAAGAAGCCCCCTCCAATGTGCCGGCCCACCGTAGCTCCCGACCAGGCTCCTCTGGAATGTATCCAGCTGATGAAGCAGTGCTGGAGTGAACTTCCAGACCGAAGACCCAGCTTCGATGAGATTTTTGACAGG TTCAAGATCATCAACAAGGGTAAGAAGACAAACATCATTGACTCCATGTTGAGGATGTTGGAGCAGTACAGCTCCAATCTGGAGGAACTCATCCGAGAGCGAACTGAGGAGTTGGAGGTGGAGAAGCACAGGACAGAGAAGTTGCTCTCGGAGATGCTGCCACC CTCTGTGGCCGAGGCGCTGAAAACCGGCACCACAGTGGAGCCGGAGTATTTCGACCAGGTGACCATCTACTTCAGTGATATCGTGGGGTTCACCACCATCTCGTCGCTCAGTGACCCCATCGAGGTGGTTGACCTTCTCAACGACCTTTACACTTTGTTTGATGCTGTGCTCAGCAACCATGATGTCTACAAG GTGGAGACCATCGGTGATGCTTACATGGTGGCATCAGGTCTGCCGAAGAGAAACGGCAACAAGCACGCCGCTGAAGTCGCCAACATGTCTCTGAACATCCTCAGCTCAGTGGGAACCTTCCGGATGCGCCACATGCCCGACGTTCCTGTCAGGATACGTATCGGGATCCACTCAG GACCCTGCGTCGCTGGAGTGGTGGGCCTGACCATGCCTCGCTACTGCCTGTTTGGAGACACCGTCAACACTGCCTCGAGAATGGAATCCACCGGCCTGC CTTACAGAATCCATGTAAACTTGAGCACTGTGAACATCCTCCGCTCTCTCAAGGAAGGTTATAAAATAGAAGTCAGGGGCAAGACAGAGCTGAAG GGGAAAGGCATTGAAGAGACGTACTGGCTCGTAGGGAAGTCTGACTTTGCAAAGCCTTTGCCAAAACCGCCAGAGATTAAACCAGG GGTCAACTGGCAGGAAATGGTGACTGATGAGATCAAGACTCTTTTCCGCAAGGCCAACAGGCCAGTGGACAAGCAAAAAATGAGCGGGAAAGAAGGAAAGATGTGA